Proteins encoded together in one Lysinibacillus sp. FSL K6-0232 window:
- a CDS encoding GNAT family N-acetyltransferase → MKIFQATMNELEELTVLFDEYRQFYGIESDISSAKAFLQLRLALKESVIFLAMKEGRAVGFTQLYPTFSSLALQRAYILNDIYVTDDARGLGVGTALMEKAFQYCEQQYARYVTLQTATDNINAQRLYEKLHMQQDEFCNYVKYFK, encoded by the coding sequence ATGAAGATATTTCAAGCAACAATGAATGAACTAGAGGAGTTAACAGTGCTCTTTGATGAATATCGCCAGTTTTATGGGATTGAGTCAGATATCAGCAGTGCGAAAGCATTTTTACAATTACGCTTAGCCTTAAAGGAGTCAGTAATTTTTCTAGCAATGAAGGAAGGCAGGGCTGTTGGCTTTACCCAATTATATCCAACGTTTTCTTCACTTGCCTTACAGCGTGCTTATATTTTAAATGATATTTATGTAACGGATGATGCGAGAGGCTTAGGGGTGGGCACGGCATTGATGGAGAAGGCATTCCAATATTGCGAGCAGCAATACGCACGCTATGTAACATTGCAAACAGCAACGGATAATATTAATGCACAAAGATTATATGAAAAACTACATATGCAACAAGATGAATTTTGTAATTATGTGAAATATTTTAAATAA
- a CDS encoding glycosyltransferase family 4 protein produces MSKRIAFICSVESYKLSDAHIFKDLCLVPILLGEHLGYDVSILTTEMNEALLQQTFPAVKFERIPFEDDYIANMNAYLAGHAKDIDIVFAIGPYPSYLPILKAYKHYNPHGKIYMKLDVNRYWLNRLKTYPYFLELLQLCDLLSSECVAIQTAIQEFSQLTIQHLPNGFYEHFPTAPVLFSEKENRILMVGRLDAPEKQTLLAVKAFLAAQLSDWELRLVGPMSEPFYQELMALLDGHPFSAQVIIVGSIQDKVQLEEEYRKAKIFCLTSFVECYAHVFAEAAKNGCYIVTTDVDGAMDITQQQRFGTIHPTHDWQSISKTLQHVTQQEALLATTCVQLQAFARQTLNWRDLVTKITRYLV; encoded by the coding sequence ATGTCAAAAAGGATTGCCTTTATTTGTAGCGTGGAGTCTTATAAGCTTTCTGATGCCCATATTTTTAAAGACCTTTGTCTTGTACCGATTTTATTAGGAGAGCATTTAGGGTATGACGTGAGCATTCTCACAACGGAAATGAATGAAGCACTTCTTCAACAAACCTTTCCTGCTGTAAAGTTTGAGCGGATACCCTTTGAAGATGACTATATTGCCAATATGAACGCTTATTTAGCAGGGCATGCAAAGGATATTGATATTGTCTTTGCTATAGGACCCTATCCATCCTATTTACCCATTTTAAAAGCCTATAAGCACTACAATCCTCACGGGAAAATTTATATGAAGCTAGATGTGAATCGTTATTGGCTTAATCGTTTAAAAACCTATCCTTATTTTTTAGAGCTGTTGCAACTCTGTGATCTTCTATCCTCTGAATGTGTAGCCATTCAGACGGCTATTCAAGAATTTTCACAATTAACGATTCAGCATCTCCCAAATGGCTTTTATGAGCATTTTCCAACAGCCCCTGTATTGTTTAGTGAGAAAGAAAATCGCATTTTAATGGTAGGGCGCTTAGATGCACCAGAGAAGCAAACATTATTGGCGGTCAAGGCATTTCTAGCAGCACAGCTTAGCGATTGGGAGCTGCGTTTAGTCGGACCAATGTCTGAGCCATTTTATCAGGAGCTCATGGCATTACTGGATGGTCATCCATTTTCTGCCCAGGTGATCATCGTAGGGTCAATTCAGGATAAGGTGCAATTAGAGGAAGAATATCGAAAGGCTAAAATTTTTTGCTTAACGTCCTTCGTTGAATGCTATGCCCATGTATTTGCAGAGGCTGCTAAAAATGGCTGTTATATTGTGACAACGGATGTGGATGGTGCTATGGATATTACTCAGCAGCAGCGCTTTGGAACAATTCATCCAACACATGATTGGCAAAGCATCAGCAAGACCTTACAGCATGTAACACAGCAGGAGGCATTGCTAGCTACTACCTGTGTGCAGCTACAAGCCTTTGCACGTCAAACCTTAAATTGGCGTGATCTTGTTACAAAGATTACTCGTTATTTAGTGTAA
- a CDS encoding glycosyltransferase family 2 protein, whose amino-acid sequence MKISFLSPAFNSEQWIVTMLDSIPKEYAYEIIVVDDGSTDNTLALLQDYQKNCAALKIIVHPTNLGASVAYNRCIAEATGDYIAIIDSDDHYLPAIRNVLAQVDGTFDIYYYNMLIKNGYAFIKDESNRYSLPGQFKIIRRSFIGDAAFTIRKDIAGDWDFNRALMDKNPICKYTNELAYWYNYPRENSECDLHQRGLK is encoded by the coding sequence ATGAAGATTAGTTTTTTATCACCTGCGTTTAATAGCGAGCAATGGATTGTCACCATGCTAGACAGTATTCCGAAAGAATATGCCTATGAAATCATAGTGGTGGATGATGGCTCTACAGATAATACATTAGCCCTTTTACAAGACTATCAAAAAAACTGTGCAGCCTTAAAAATCATTGTCCATCCAACAAATTTAGGCGCGAGTGTTGCTTATAATCGCTGCATTGCAGAGGCAACAGGTGATTATATAGCGATTATTGATAGCGATGACCATTATTTACCTGCTATTCGCAATGTATTAGCACAAGTCGATGGTACGTTTGATATTTACTACTATAATATGCTTATTAAAAACGGCTACGCATTTATTAAAGATGAATCCAACCGCTACTCATTGCCTGGACAATTTAAAATTATTCGCAGAAGCTTTATCGGTGATGCTGCATTTACAATACGTAAGGATATTGCTGGGGATTGGGACTTTAATCGTGCTCTGATGGATAAAAATCCAATATGTAAATATACAAATGAACTCGCTTATTGGTACAACTATCCACGGGAAAACTCAGAATGCGATTTACATCAAAGAGGGTTGAAATAG